The Acanthochromis polyacanthus isolate Apoly-LR-REF ecotype Palm Island chromosome 2, KAUST_Apoly_ChrSc, whole genome shotgun sequence genome contains a region encoding:
- the ddx28 gene encoding probable ATP-dependent RNA helicase DDX28: MLASPLSIRMQSVKVGYLALAASRALGTSRLYCSEFVKVSACFSVGQTRFCQTGATPEEIVVIRVPRYLQKRVENVKQTRGKNKIHTIKAGKLLIQSKNPNLNQSAGFVLGKFEQPILSTKGWKHNKSFGDYFTINNVKPVAPCVAEIQKEDNAQKPSVTFKKLHICKELVETLESDSITQPTTVQLQTIPKVMRGHNILCAAETGSGKTLSYLLPVIQRLQAEKEAEMYAEGTHKVRAVILVPSRELAEQVAAVSRTLCAPFGLLTRTVGGGRGVGHIKMVFKRDSPHILVATPGALVKALRRRCLDLSELNFFVVDEADTMFDPSFSDMLENILQHTNIARDPKETHGLSHKAQLLVVGATFPGGVGEVLSQVTDLGKMVVIKSKMLHFLMPHVKQTFLKVKGTDKILELNQALKQMQQDKEGGAALVFCNKSTTVNWLGYSLEEMGVQHARLQGEMPAAVRAGIFHSFQKGMVDVLICTDIASRGLDTTRVRLVVNYDFPESHTDYIHRAGRVGRAGGVEDGQVLSFVTHPWDVELVQKIETAARRRTSLPGMESEIHEPKPKTVNAEE, encoded by the coding sequence ATGCTAGCAAGCCCGTTAAGCATCAGAATGCAGTCCGTGAAGGTCGGCTATTTGGCTTTGGCTGCGTCGAGAGCTCTCGGCACAAGCAGACTTTATTGTTCAGAGTTTGTTAAAGTGTCTGCTTGCTTTTCTGTCGGCCAGACTCGCTTTTGTCAAACGGGAGCGACGCCAGAAGAGATCGTAGTTATTCGTGTTCCTCGCTACCTGCAGAAGCGCGTTGAAAACGTGAAGCAGACTCGCGGTAAAAACAAGATCCACACCATCAAAGCTGGAAAGCTGCTCATCCAGAGTAAGAACCCAAATCTGAACCAGTCTGCTGGATTCGTCCTTGGGAAGTTCGAGCAGCCCATTCTCAGCACGAAGGGATGGAAACATAACAAGTCATTCGGTGACTATTTCACTATTAACAACGTTAAACCTGTTGCACCCTGCGTTGCTGAAATCCAGAAGGAGGACAACGCACAGAAACCGTCAGTGACGTTTAAGAAACTCCACATCTGCAAGGAGCTGGTGGAAACTTTGGAGAGTGACAGCATTACCCAACCCACCACTGTACAGCTGCAGACCATCCCAAAGGTCATGAGAGGTCACAACATTCTTTGTGCTGCAGAGACGGGTAGCGGAAAGACACTGAGTTACCTCCTGCCTGTTATTCAGAGACTGCAGGCTGAGAAGGAGGCAGAGATGTATGCTGAGGGCACACACAAGGTTCGCGCTGTGATTCTCGTGCCTTCCAGAGAGCTAGCCGAGCAAGTGGCGGCTGTGTCCAGGACTCTGTGTGCTCCGTTTGGCCTGCTGACAAGGACTGTGGGTGGCGGGCGAGGTGTAGGACACATCAAGATGGTCTTCAAAAGGGACAGTCCGCATATTCTAGTGGCTACTCCAGGTGCTCTGGTCAAGGCCCTGCGAAGACGTTGCCTGGATTTGAGTGAGCTGAACTTCTTTGTGGTAGATGAGGCTGACACTATGTTTGACCCCAGCTTTTCTGATATGCTGGAGAACATCCTGCAGCACACAAACATTGCGCGAGATCCCAAGGAAACACACGGCCTGAGTCATAAGGCCCAACTCCTGGTAGTGGGGGCAACTTTTCCAGGTGGTGTCGGAGAAGTGCTTAGCCAGGTGACGGACCTCGGCAAAATGGTGGTTATCAAGAGCAAGATGCTGCATTTCCTCATGCCCCATGTCAAACAGACATTCTTGAAGGTAAAAGGAACTGACAAAATCCTGGAGCTCAATCAGGCCCTGAAGCAGATGCAACAAGACAAAGAAGGGGGCGCTGCTCTAGTGTTCTGCAACAAGTCCACCACCGTCAACTGGCTGGGCTACTCACTGGAAGAAATGGGGGTTCAGCATGCACGTCTGCAAGGGGAGATGCCTGCAGCTGTGCGTGCTGGAATCTTCCACTCCTTCCAGAAGGGCATGGTCGATGTGCTGATATGCACAGACATTGCTTCACGAGGCCTGGACACAACCAGAGTGCGTTTGGTTGTCAACTATGACTTCCCTGAATCTCACACGGACTACATCCACCGAGCAGGGAGGGTGGGGAGGGCGGGAGGGGTGGAGGATGGGCAGGTGCTCAGCTTTGTCACCCATCCATGGGATGTAGAGCTGGTGCAGAAGATCGAGACAGCTGCACGTAGGAGAACTAGTTTGCCAGGGATGGAATCTGAAATACATGAACCAAAGCCCAAAACAGTGAATGCAGAGGAGTAA